Proteins encoded in a region of the Phoenix dactylifera cultivar Barhee BC4 chromosome 3, palm_55x_up_171113_PBpolish2nd_filt_p, whole genome shotgun sequence genome:
- the LOC103716037 gene encoding glutaredoxin-C1-like yields MDRVNKLASQKAVVIFSLSSCCMCHTIKRFFSELGVNPTIHELDEDPKGKDMERALAKMVGRNPPVPAVFIGGSLVGPTDKIMSLHLSGKLVPLLRDAGAIWL; encoded by the coding sequence ATGGATCGAGTCAACAAATTGGCCTCCCAGAAAGCAGTGGTTATCTTCAGTTTGAGCTCATGCTGCATGTGCCACACCATCAAGAGGTTCTTCAGTGAGCTCGGGGTCAATCCCACCATTCATGAGCTAGATGAGGATCCCAAGGGAAAAGATATGGAGCGAGCTCTTGCTAAGATGGTGGGCCGTAATCCTCCGGTGCCTGCAGTGTTCATTGGCGGCAGTTTGGTCGGACCGACTGATAAGATCATGTCCCTTCATCTCAGTGGCAAACTGGTTCCATTGCTCCGAGATGCAGGTGCtatctggctctga
- the LOC103716052 gene encoding uncharacterized protein LOC103716052: MANIRWFVGDGQTVRVMDNAWLSDLPLSHWPTMINAGVDADMWICELFTLGERKWHMSLINRLFGIQLVERIVAISIPRVASSDRRVWRHTIVPKVKAGDLYELYRAKTNQRQDCIRVWRLGAHHHITLFLWKVAWAYLPTSGVLCRREMNLPPSYDACPDEDSVAHVLFLCPWATRACGLFDASLCFLQSATPHPDPPLLPQ, encoded by the coding sequence ATGGCCAACATCAGGTGGTTCGTCGGAGATGGGCAGACTGTGAGAGTTATGGACAATGCCTGGTTATCTGACCTTCCCCTGTCTCATTGGCCAACTATGATCAATGCTGGTGTCGACGCCGATATGTGGATCTGTGAGCTATTCACCTTGGGGGAGAGGAAGTGGCATATGTCTCTGATCAATCGTCTCTTTGGCATCCAGCTTGTTGAGAGGATTGTTGCCATATCGATTCCCAGGGTTGCTTCTAGTGATAGGAGGGTGTGGCGTCATACCATCGTCCCGAAAGTGAAGGCTGGGGACTTGTATGAGCTGTATAGAGCTAAGACCAATCAGAGGCAGGATTGTATCAGGGTTTGGAGGTTAGGAGCACACCATCATATAACCTTATTTctttggaaggtggcatgggccTACCTACCTACCAGTGGAGTGCTATGCAGGCGAGAGATGAACCTCCCGCCAAGCTATGATGCTTGCCCTGATGAGGACTCTGTGGCTCATGTGCTCTTCCTATGCCCATGGGCGACCCGAGCATGCGGGCTCTTTGACGCCTCCTTGTGTTTCCTTCAGTCAGCGACCCCCCATCCAGACCCTCCTCTTTTACCTCAGTGA